In Vibrio crassostreae, one DNA window encodes the following:
- a CDS encoding sensor domain-containing diguanylate cyclase translates to MKVRRKYILNFSIALAVVSMILSAVQFNRTERSLLESNQLFFRTIVNASYDIVDTTVNEAIKTYLKGITDTVASHVWHATPEKEIEQVSQIASELHIGQSGYIYLMSPQGVHLYHPFLQGKKRGHLTHIQKQLSIGSGMIEYFHANPHEINRRAKVAYSTRLPSGNTLVATTYKEELMYLVDLEGLKDKLRKYAFGESGYVYIVDLQGNLVLHPDYEHKSLKSLIDYSSELLIDRVATKPEGHFSYSISSDSGTTNKNIFYKFYPYLNWVISAGILEQELNRNHSLLFISLMALVVSLLSIIVVLVLYLRHRHLKILDVASLDYLTGLPSRRSFIEQLKLKITQNSPYPITNVGVILLDIDHFKRVNDQYGHAQGDRVICAVAKSLKRFVNRRRLIARYGGEEFILLTFDCDEHELFELSEALRLCVEQLQGLVSPVTISAGCCHAPALTDIETAIDKADKALYQAKESGRNNTQAYRESEYRVAYM, encoded by the coding sequence TTGAAGGTCAGACGTAAGTACATTCTTAATTTTTCCATTGCGCTCGCCGTCGTGTCGATGATTCTTTCCGCTGTTCAATTTAATCGAACTGAAAGGTCATTATTAGAATCTAACCAACTGTTTTTTCGTACGATTGTGAATGCGAGCTACGATATTGTCGATACCACAGTTAATGAGGCGATAAAGACATATCTTAAAGGAATCACGGATACCGTTGCGTCTCATGTATGGCATGCCACGCCAGAGAAAGAAATTGAACAGGTAAGCCAAATTGCCAGTGAATTGCACATTGGACAATCGGGTTATATTTATTTGATGTCTCCGCAAGGCGTCCACCTCTATCATCCATTCTTACAAGGTAAGAAGCGCGGTCACCTTACTCATATCCAAAAACAGCTCAGTATTGGCTCTGGTATGATCGAATACTTTCACGCCAATCCTCATGAAATAAACCGCCGAGCCAAAGTCGCTTATTCGACGAGGCTTCCGAGTGGCAATACATTGGTTGCGACGACCTATAAAGAAGAATTGATGTATTTGGTCGATCTTGAAGGTTTAAAAGACAAGCTAAGAAAGTACGCGTTCGGTGAGAGCGGATATGTGTACATTGTGGATCTGCAAGGTAACTTAGTGCTTCATCCGGATTATGAACATAAATCATTGAAATCCTTAATAGACTACTCGTCTGAACTGCTTATTGATCGAGTCGCCACCAAACCCGAAGGTCACTTCAGTTATTCGATTTCTAGTGACAGTGGCACGACAAATAAAAACATCTTCTACAAGTTTTACCCTTATCTGAATTGGGTCATTTCTGCAGGTATCTTAGAGCAAGAGCTTAATCGAAATCATAGCCTGTTGTTTATTAGTTTGATGGCTTTGGTTGTAAGTTTGCTAAGTATTATTGTCGTGTTGGTGCTTTACCTGCGGCATCGTCATCTTAAAATCTTGGATGTGGCAAGCCTCGATTACCTTACTGGGCTTCCTAGTCGACGGAGTTTTATCGAGCAGCTAAAACTGAAAATTACTCAGAATTCACCTTATCCGATAACGAATGTCGGCGTCATCTTGCTTGATATTGACCATTTCAAACGGGTCAACGATCAATATGGTCACGCTCAAGGCGATCGAGTTATCTGTGCGGTCGCAAAGTCACTTAAGAGATTTGTTAACCGTCGTCGTTTGATTGCACGCTATGGCGGCGAAGAGTTTATTTTGTTGACGTTTGATTGTGATGAACATGAGTTATTCGAGTTATCAGAGGCGTTACGGCTATGTGTTGAGCAACTTCAAGGCTTGGTGTCTCCGGTGACAATCAGCGCTGGTTGTTGCCATGCTCCGGCACTGACTGATATTGAAACCGCTATCGATAAAGCCGATAAAGCGCTTTATCAAGCCAAAGAGAGTGGACGCAATAACACTCAAGCGTATCGAGAGAGTGAATATCGCGTTGCTTACATGTGA
- a CDS encoding BCCT family transporter, whose amino-acid sequence MSNLTQVANENINAESTSIDFNKAQSLGEKLELGNPVFWLSGSFLTLFVILAFTNTSVLSELVNIGFSYSTKWFGAFWQVLLLLNFIIGLVLALGRTGHVRLGTLALPEMTTFKWMSIVLCTLLAGGGVFWAAAEPIAHFVSAPPLYGNADPQAMAFNALSQSFMHWGFLAWAILGGLSSIVLMHLHYDKGLPLKPRTLLYPVLGDKAINSWVGNVVDACSIVAVAAGTIGPIGFLGLQISYALSELFGISDSFATQSVIIIFAIAMYTLSALSGVNKGIQLVSRYNIILSVCLIGYILLVGPTSFIVDGYLQGMGEMIDNFIPMALYRQDTAWLGGWTVFFWGWFLGYGPMMAIFIARISRGRTIRQMIVSISIVAPLVTCFWFSIVGGSGLAFELENPGVISSAFEGFNLPAVLLAITAQLPFPTLIAILFLILTTTFIVTTGDSMTYTISVVMTGTTEPNAAVRTFWGIIMGAVAIALISMGSGGISALQSFIVITAVPVSFILLPCLWHAPKIAKQMARDQGIA is encoded by the coding sequence ATGTCCAACTTGACGCAAGTCGCCAACGAAAACATCAACGCAGAATCTACTTCTATCGATTTCAATAAAGCTCAATCTCTGGGTGAAAAACTGGAACTCGGAAACCCAGTCTTTTGGCTTAGTGGCAGTTTTTTAACCCTCTTTGTCATCCTCGCTTTCACCAACACCTCCGTGTTGTCCGAACTTGTTAACATCGGCTTCAGTTACTCAACTAAGTGGTTCGGTGCTTTCTGGCAAGTCCTACTACTTCTCAACTTCATTATCGGTTTAGTGCTTGCACTAGGTCGCACCGGCCACGTTCGCTTAGGAACGCTTGCCCTACCTGAAATGACCACCTTCAAATGGATGTCTATCGTCCTATGTACGCTGCTAGCTGGCGGCGGTGTGTTCTGGGCAGCCGCAGAGCCTATTGCTCACTTTGTTTCGGCTCCGCCACTTTATGGCAACGCTGATCCACAAGCGATGGCGTTTAACGCTCTATCACAATCTTTCATGCATTGGGGTTTCCTTGCATGGGCAATCTTAGGTGGCTTGTCTTCTATCGTGTTAATGCATCTGCATTACGACAAAGGCCTTCCTCTTAAGCCTCGCACTCTGCTTTACCCTGTACTTGGCGACAAGGCAATCAACAGCTGGGTGGGTAACGTAGTAGACGCATGCAGCATTGTTGCTGTAGCCGCAGGTACTATCGGCCCTATCGGTTTCCTTGGTCTACAAATCAGCTACGCATTGAGCGAACTGTTTGGTATTTCAGACAGCTTTGCAACTCAAAGTGTCATTATTATCTTTGCTATCGCTATGTACACATTGTCTGCATTAAGTGGCGTGAACAAAGGCATCCAACTGGTTAGCCGTTACAACATCATCTTGTCTGTGTGTCTAATCGGCTACATCCTTCTAGTAGGCCCAACAAGCTTCATCGTTGACGGTTACCTACAAGGCATGGGTGAAATGATTGATAACTTCATCCCAATGGCGCTTTACCGCCAAGATACAGCATGGCTAGGTGGCTGGACTGTGTTCTTCTGGGGGTGGTTCTTAGGTTACGGTCCAATGATGGCTATCTTCATTGCTCGCATCTCTCGTGGCCGCACTATTCGCCAAATGATCGTATCTATCAGCATCGTTGCACCGCTTGTAACGTGTTTCTGGTTCAGCATCGTTGGTGGTAGTGGTTTAGCGTTTGAATTAGAGAACCCAGGTGTGATTTCTAGCGCGTTCGAAGGGTTCAACCTTCCAGCAGTTCTTCTAGCAATTACTGCGCAACTGCCGTTCCCTACTCTGATTGCGATTCTGTTCCTTATCCTGACGACCACGTTTATCGTGACGACAGGTGACTCAATGACTTACACAATCAGTGTAGTAATGACGGGCACAACAGAGCCGAATGCAGCAGTACGTACCTTCTGGGGTATCATCATGGGTGCCGTAGCTATTGCACTTATCTCGATGGGCTCTGGCGGCATCTCTGCTCTACAGTCATTTATTGTGATCACAGCCGTTCCTGTATCGTTTATCTTGCTGCCGTGTTTATGGCACGCACCGAAGATCGCGAAGCAGATGGCAAGAGATCAAGGCATCGCTTAA
- a CDS encoding RidA family protein: MKIHRINPTKRWSDVTVFNGIASFVEVPETDTSAGIKSQVQQIFDQAEEMMSLVDSDKSRVLSVTIYLTNFANFDALNEVWDSWFPEGSAPSRACVKAELANPELLVEMSFMVAAGEKFQ; encoded by the coding sequence GTGAAAATCCATAGAATTAACCCGACCAAGCGTTGGTCAGATGTAACCGTATTTAATGGCATCGCAAGCTTTGTTGAAGTACCAGAGACGGATACATCGGCAGGAATTAAGAGCCAGGTTCAGCAAATTTTTGATCAAGCTGAAGAAATGATGAGCTTGGTCGACAGCGATAAATCTCGCGTATTGTCGGTGACAATTTACCTAACAAATTTCGCGAACTTCGATGCACTGAACGAAGTGTGGGATTCATGGTTCCCTGAAGGTAGTGCACCAAGCCGAGCGTGTGTAAAAGCTGAACTGGCAAACCCAGAGCTATTGGTTGAGATGTCGTTTATGGTTGCTGCGGGTGAAAAGTTTCAATAA
- a CDS encoding YkgJ family cysteine cluster protein codes for MTIEIKNVTEPEVTCANCQACCCRLEVMIITDTGVPEEHIAYDEWGGETMKRLDDGWCSAVDRETLMCTIYENRPWICREFEMGSFECVDQRKDVMG; via the coding sequence ATGACGATAGAGATAAAGAACGTAACCGAACCCGAAGTAACCTGTGCTAATTGTCAGGCATGCTGTTGTCGTTTAGAGGTTATGATCATCACAGATACGGGCGTACCTGAAGAGCACATCGCTTACGATGAGTGGGGCGGTGAAACCATGAAGCGCTTAGATGACGGTTGGTGTTCTGCGGTAGATAGAGAAACACTGATGTGTACTATCTATGAAAACCGACCATGGATCTGTCGTGAGTTCGAAATGGGCTCTTTTGAATGCGTTGATCAGCGCAAAGATGTAATGGGCTAG
- a CDS encoding YgjV family protein has translation MEFNMVEILGYAASIMVAISLTMKDIVRLRVLNFVGCTLFTAYGVMIDAWPVVATNGFIACVNIYFLAKMQKEKKTEAMKAAKA, from the coding sequence ATGGAATTCAATATGGTTGAAATTTTAGGTTACGCTGCGTCTATTATGGTCGCAATTTCATTAACAATGAAAGATATCGTTCGTCTGCGTGTCCTTAACTTTGTTGGCTGTACACTCTTTACAGCATACGGCGTTATGATTGACGCATGGCCAGTTGTCGCGACCAACGGTTTCATCGCTTGTGTAAACATCTACTTTCTTGCAAAAATGCAAAAGGAAAAAAAAACGGAAGCGATGAAAGCAGCGAAAGCTTAA
- a CDS encoding D-alanyl-D-alanine carboxypeptidase family protein, whose product MKLFSKYSLPLLSIFIVSNAAMVSNAAIAAPSIVPSPPSLGAKGYVLIDFNSGDVLVEKNAHTKLNPASLTKLMTSYVAGQEMKRGNISADDQVRISENAWAKNFPDSSKMFIEVNTDVAMMDLYRGLIIQSGNDASVAIAEHVAGSQDAFVDLMNSWATSLKLENTHFANAHGLDADDLYSTPYDIALLGRAIIRDLPDVYGLYSERSFSYNGITQHNRNGLLRDRSLTVDGMKTGYTSGAGYSLASSATQGEMRLIAVVMGASSVKSRESDSKQLLSYGFRFFDTLNPHKGGDQVAEEKVWFGEQDTLKLGVAEDTFITLPKSDSKKLTASIELNSELKAPIAEGQTLGVVHYTVDGEDVQTQPLIALEAVEQGGLFKRLMDYVKLFFASLF is encoded by the coding sequence ATGAAACTGTTTTCCAAATACTCTCTCCCTCTATTAAGTATATTCATTGTAAGTAACGCAGCGATGGTAAGTAATGCAGCTATCGCAGCACCTTCTATAGTACCAAGCCCACCTAGCCTAGGCGCAAAAGGGTATGTGTTAATTGATTTTAATTCTGGTGATGTGCTGGTAGAAAAAAATGCACACACTAAGTTAAACCCAGCGAGTTTGACCAAACTGATGACCAGTTATGTGGCTGGACAAGAGATGAAGCGAGGCAACATTTCTGCTGATGATCAGGTACGAATCAGCGAAAACGCGTGGGCGAAGAACTTTCCAGACTCTTCAAAAATGTTCATCGAAGTAAACACTGATGTTGCAATGATGGACCTTTATCGTGGCTTGATTATTCAATCAGGTAACGATGCGAGTGTTGCGATTGCAGAACACGTTGCAGGTTCACAAGATGCATTCGTCGACCTTATGAACTCTTGGGCTACATCTCTGAAGCTAGAAAATACCCATTTTGCCAATGCACATGGCTTAGACGCCGATGATCTCTATTCGACTCCTTATGATATTGCGCTACTCGGTCGTGCCATTATTCGTGATTTACCGGATGTGTATGGCTTATACAGTGAGCGTTCTTTTAGTTACAACGGCATCACACAGCACAACCGTAATGGCTTGTTGCGTGATAGAAGCTTAACCGTTGATGGCATGAAAACGGGCTACACCTCTGGTGCTGGCTACAGTTTGGCGAGTTCAGCGACACAAGGTGAGATGAGACTTATTGCGGTTGTGATGGGCGCATCAAGCGTTAAGAGCCGTGAATCAGACAGTAAACAGCTGTTGAGCTATGGTTTCCGTTTCTTCGATACACTAAACCCGCACAAAGGCGGCGATCAAGTGGCTGAAGAGAAGGTATGGTTTGGTGAGCAAGACACATTGAAACTAGGTGTGGCAGAAGACACGTTCATTACCTTGCCTAAGTCAGACAGTAAAAAGCTGACTGCATCTATCGAGCTTAACTCTGAACTGAAAGCGCCAATTGCAGAAGGTCAAACTCTAGGTGTGGTTCATTACACCGTTGATGGTGAAGATGTTCAAACTCAGCCTTTGATCGCGCTGGAAGCGGTTGAGCAGGGCGGTTTGTTCAAACGTTTAATGGACTACGTTAAGCTGTTCTTCGCGAGCCTATTCTAA
- a CDS encoding DUF417 family protein — MHVQTYDLKQSNVGYNLGVIGVALVLAWIGIYKFTPTEAMLIEPLIANHPAMNWLYNLFSVQAVSNMVGGAEIIVAIGLMIGFKKPKVAFYSGIAAAAIFVVTLSFLVTTPNAWKVSDGILVTNFFLVKDILFLAIAISIIERNKPQK; from the coding sequence ATGCATGTTCAAACCTATGATTTAAAACAGAGCAATGTGGGATATAACCTTGGTGTGATTGGCGTAGCATTAGTGCTCGCTTGGATTGGTATCTACAAGTTTACGCCAACTGAAGCGATGCTCATTGAACCACTAATCGCAAATCATCCTGCAATGAACTGGCTTTACAATTTATTCTCAGTCCAAGCCGTATCTAACATGGTTGGTGGTGCTGAAATCATTGTCGCGATCGGACTGATGATTGGATTTAAAAAGCCGAAAGTGGCGTTTTATTCTGGCATTGCGGCGGCGGCTATCTTTGTTGTGACGCTGAGCTTTCTAGTTACCACGCCAAACGCTTGGAAAGTATCGGATGGTATTTTGGTTACTAACTTCTTCTTAGTGAAAGATATCCTATTTTTAGCAATCGCGATCAGTATTATCGAACGCAATAAACCTCAAAAGTAA
- a CDS encoding chitinase C-terminal domain-containing protein, whose translation MHLNQGRVAKKVFTLSTLTASCLMAFNSYAAVDCSTLETWDSATVYTGGDQVSHDGSAYSANYWNQNNNPSQFEGDYAQWKKLDVCSGNGGGGTPNEAPTASLTAPTASDVIVEGDNVVLSATALDSDGSVASVEFFVDGSSVAVVTAAPFEAAWAATSGNHQVSVVATDNEGAASVASVVSVSVDSAQPGNEAPTVSVALSATSVDVGGVVTLTAMAADSDGTVDKVDFYVAGALVGTAATSPYTLDYTTTQAGSLAVYAKATDNQGATTDSALASLTVNGAPTVSTCRPDGLYQTQGIDVPYCTIYDDEGREKMGADHPRRVIGYFTSWRAGDDPQAAYLVNDIPWEQLTHINYAFVSIGSDGKVNVGDVNDPNNAAVGKEWPGVEIDPALGFKGHFGALATAKKKHGVKTLISIGGWAETGGHFATDGSRVADGGFYTMTTNADGSINHQGIETFATSAVEMLRKYQFDGLDIDYEYPTSMAGAGNPYDKDFMEPRRQYLWASYQVLMKVLREKLDVASAEDGNHYMLTIAAPSSGYLLRGMETFDVTKYLDYVNIMSYDLHGAWNDHVGHNAALFDTGKDSELAQWNVYGTAAYGGIGYLNTDWAYHYFRGSMPAGRINIGVPYYTRGWQGVTGGENGLWGRAALPNQSECAAGTGEGEKNNCGHGAIGIDNMWHDTDPKGNEMGAGSNPMWHAKNLEKGIWGSYADAYKLDPVNDPTDVLTGTYTRNYDSVAVAPWLWNAEKGVFLSTEDKHSIDVKADYVIDKEIGGIMFWELAGDYNCYVLDASGNRTSIDTTEQACNSGNGEFHMGNTMTKAIYDKFKSATPYGNKVATGAIPTEALDITVSVGGFKVGDQNYPINPKITFTNNTGQALPGGTEFQFDIPVSAPDNAKDQSGGGLSVIASGHTRADNIGGLDGTMHRVAFTLPAWEDLPAGGVYELDMVYYLPISGPANYAVSVNGVDYAFSFEQPDLPLGDISSGGGNPGDGGTNPGTCDTAGLTVYPDLPQKDWAGNPSHANTGDQVVHNGSIYQANWWTSSEPGSDGSWTQVCS comes from the coding sequence ATGCACCTAAACCAAGGAAGAGTGGCCAAGAAGGTTTTTACACTCAGTACTCTAACCGCGTCATGCTTAATGGCGTTCAACAGTTATGCGGCTGTTGATTGTTCAACGTTAGAAACGTGGGACTCAGCCACGGTATACACCGGTGGTGATCAGGTTTCACATGACGGCAGCGCGTACTCAGCGAATTACTGGAATCAAAACAACAACCCGAGCCAATTTGAAGGTGATTACGCACAGTGGAAAAAACTGGATGTGTGTAGTGGCAATGGAGGCGGCGGTACACCAAATGAAGCGCCAACCGCTTCGTTAACAGCGCCAACGGCATCCGATGTGATTGTTGAAGGTGATAATGTGGTACTTAGCGCAACAGCACTCGACTCTGATGGCAGTGTTGCTTCGGTAGAATTCTTTGTCGATGGTTCGTCGGTTGCAGTAGTGACAGCGGCACCATTTGAGGCGGCTTGGGCTGCAACGTCTGGTAACCATCAAGTTTCAGTTGTTGCAACGGATAATGAAGGCGCAGCAAGTGTTGCAAGTGTGGTTTCTGTTTCTGTTGATTCAGCACAACCAGGTAATGAAGCGCCAACAGTTTCAGTTGCCCTTTCAGCGACATCTGTTGATGTTGGTGGTGTAGTCACACTAACTGCAATGGCAGCAGACAGCGATGGTACGGTTGATAAGGTTGATTTCTACGTAGCGGGTGCTCTTGTGGGTACAGCTGCAACAAGCCCATACACGCTAGATTACACAACCACTCAAGCAGGCTCTCTAGCGGTTTACGCGAAAGCGACAGACAACCAAGGCGCAACGACTGATTCAGCACTTGCTTCTTTGACAGTTAACGGCGCTCCAACGGTGAGCACTTGTCGACCTGATGGCTTGTATCAAACGCAAGGTATCGATGTCCCTTACTGTACGATTTACGATGATGAAGGCCGTGAGAAGATGGGTGCGGATCACCCACGTCGTGTGATTGGTTACTTCACCAGTTGGCGTGCAGGGGATGACCCACAAGCCGCTTACCTAGTAAATGACATCCCTTGGGAACAACTTACACACATTAACTATGCCTTCGTGAGCATCGGTTCAGACGGCAAAGTAAATGTGGGTGATGTAAATGACCCAAATAATGCTGCTGTAGGTAAAGAGTGGCCGGGCGTGGAAATTGATCCTGCATTAGGTTTTAAAGGTCACTTTGGTGCACTCGCAACCGCGAAGAAAAAACACGGTGTTAAAACGTTAATCTCAATCGGTGGTTGGGCTGAAACAGGCGGCCACTTCGCGACTGACGGAAGCCGAGTGGCTGATGGTGGTTTCTACACCATGACGACCAACGCTGATGGTTCTATTAATCACCAAGGTATTGAAACATTCGCGACTTCCGCGGTAGAAATGCTTCGTAAATACCAGTTCGATGGTTTGGATATCGATTACGAATACCCAACCTCAATGGCGGGTGCTGGTAACCCGTACGACAAAGACTTCATGGAACCACGTCGTCAGTACCTATGGGCTTCGTACCAAGTATTGATGAAAGTGCTGCGTGAGAAGCTTGATGTAGCGTCTGCTGAAGATGGCAATCATTACATGTTAACTATCGCGGCTCCTTCTTCTGGTTACCTATTGCGCGGTATGGAAACATTCGATGTAACCAAGTATCTCGATTACGTAAACATCATGTCTTACGACCTTCACGGTGCATGGAACGATCACGTTGGTCATAACGCTGCCTTGTTTGATACAGGTAAAGATTCAGAGTTAGCACAGTGGAACGTTTACGGCACTGCGGCTTACGGTGGTATCGGTTATCTGAACACGGATTGGGCTTACCATTACTTCCGTGGTTCTATGCCAGCAGGTCGTATTAACATCGGTGTGCCTTACTACACGCGTGGTTGGCAAGGTGTAACGGGTGGTGAGAATGGTCTTTGGGGTCGAGCTGCGCTACCAAATCAATCTGAATGTGCAGCGGGTACAGGCGAAGGCGAGAAGAACAACTGTGGTCATGGCGCAATTGGTATCGACAACATGTGGCACGATACCGATCCGAAGGGCAACGAAATGGGTGCGGGTTCAAACCCAATGTGGCATGCGAAGAACCTAGAGAAAGGTATTTGGGGTTCTTATGCAGATGCTTACAAACTTGATCCTGTCAACGATCCAACGGATGTTCTAACGGGTACTTATACGCGTAACTACGACAGTGTGGCGGTTGCACCTTGGCTGTGGAATGCAGAGAAGGGCGTATTCCTTTCTACAGAAGATAAGCATTCTATCGATGTGAAAGCGGACTACGTTATCGATAAAGAAATCGGCGGCATTATGTTCTGGGAACTAGCTGGGGATTATAACTGTTATGTTCTCGATGCGAGCGGCAACCGAACTTCAATCGATACCACTGAGCAAGCATGTAACAGCGGTAACGGTGAGTTCCACATGGGTAACACAATGACGAAAGCTATCTACGATAAGTTTAAGTCTGCAACACCATATGGAAACAAAGTCGCGACGGGCGCTATCCCAACAGAAGCGCTAGATATCACAGTATCGGTTGGTGGCTTCAAAGTCGGTGACCAAAACTACCCAATCAACCCTAAGATCACGTTCACGAACAATACAGGGCAAGCACTTCCGGGCGGAACTGAGTTCCAGTTCGATATCCCAGTATCAGCTCCTGATAACGCGAAAGATCAATCGGGCGGTGGTTTGTCTGTGATTGCTTCGGGTCATACTCGTGCGGATAACATCGGCGGACTAGACGGTACTATGCACCGCGTAGCGTTCACGTTGCCTGCATGGGAAGATCTTCCTGCTGGTGGTGTGTATGAGCTAGACATGGTGTATTATTTGCCAATTTCAGGCCCTGCAAACTATGCAGTGAGCGTGAATGGTGTCGATTATGCCTTTAGCTTTGAGCAACCAGACCTACCATTAGGTGATATCAGTTCAGGTGGCGGTAACCCTGGCGATGGTGGCACAAACCCTGGTACATGCGACACTGCAGGTTTGACGGTTTACCCAGATCTACCTCAGAAAGATTGGGCTGGTAATCCAAGCCATGCAAACACGGGTGACCAAGTGGTTCACAACGGCAGTATTTACCAAGCTAACTGGTGGACAAGCTCTGAACCGGGTAGCGACGGTAGCTGGACTCAGGTTTGTTCTTAA
- a CDS encoding PhzF family phenazine biosynthesis protein encodes MNALIYDAFSGESAKGNPCGVVELEQWLADSELLEITHQLAQPITAFVKKSGSQFDIRWFAIDGEINLCGHGSLGAGTDLIERYKFEEVTLNSDYGQVVISRKDGLSRLELPSWNGKPYVERSDAPIDLSALNQPVVDVFSTRDLVLVLDSEEAVRNFTPDFEQYKKINDLHAVMVTAQSSDDGYVLRYFAPKIGILEDLATGSAQCSLAPYWFDKLGKDKLSVRQLSSAGGYFEVEKGVTSSIIVSARVECRQ; translated from the coding sequence ATCAACGCACTTATATATGATGCTTTTAGTGGAGAGTCGGCGAAAGGGAATCCTTGTGGGGTTGTTGAATTAGAGCAATGGTTAGCAGATTCGGAACTATTAGAAATAACACATCAACTAGCACAGCCTATTACTGCTTTTGTGAAGAAATCGGGAAGTCAGTTCGACATCCGTTGGTTTGCAATAGATGGTGAGATAAACCTGTGTGGTCATGGTAGTTTGGGTGCTGGTACTGATTTGATCGAGCGGTATAAGTTTGAAGAGGTTACTTTAAACAGTGATTATGGACAGGTCGTGATTTCTAGAAAAGACGGCCTATCTCGATTGGAACTGCCAAGCTGGAATGGTAAACCTTATGTTGAGCGGAGCGATGCTCCAATTGATCTGTCGGCTTTGAATCAGCCCGTTGTCGATGTATTCTCGACAAGAGATTTAGTATTAGTGTTGGATTCAGAGGAAGCAGTAAGGAATTTTACTCCTGATTTTGAACAGTATAAAAAAATCAATGACCTGCATGCTGTCATGGTGACCGCTCAAAGCTCGGATGACGGTTATGTACTTCGTTATTTTGCACCGAAGATCGGCATTTTAGAGGATTTAGCAACCGGATCTGCGCAATGTTCACTGGCCCCATATTGGTTCGATAAGCTAGGAAAAGACAAACTCTCAGTTCGTCAGCTTTCTAGTGCTGGTGGGTATTTTGAAGTGGAGAAGGGAGTAACTTCATCGATCATAGTCTCTGCTAGAGTTGAATGCCGTCAGTGA
- a CDS encoding GNAT family N-acetyltransferase: MNIVTVYSGNQQVYANLYQGYAAEFSKIIGDKPDEYGLFEIYPTLGDAVTGYLLYIDGVPAALTAIETKAPNEFEICDFYVVPYFRKNKVGKRFICELFEHLKGSWEIKQVLGAEHAVKFWREVVNDYTSGNYVEDQYQDEKWGLVTRQCFNHDASAE, from the coding sequence ATGAACATCGTGACAGTCTATAGTGGTAATCAACAGGTATACGCGAATCTATATCAGGGTTATGCCGCCGAGTTTTCAAAGATCATCGGAGATAAACCAGACGAGTATGGCTTGTTTGAGATTTATCCGACGCTTGGTGATGCCGTAACAGGTTACTTACTCTACATTGATGGAGTTCCTGCTGCTTTGACAGCCATTGAAACCAAAGCGCCAAATGAGTTTGAGATATGCGATTTCTATGTCGTCCCTTATTTTCGAAAAAACAAAGTAGGGAAACGGTTTATCTGTGAGCTGTTTGAACATCTAAAAGGCAGTTGGGAGATCAAGCAAGTACTGGGTGCAGAGCATGCAGTTAAGTTCTGGAGAGAGGTCGTTAATGACTACACATCAGGTAACTACGTGGAAGATCAATATCAGGACGAAAAATGGGGCTTGGTAACGAGACAATGCTTCAATCACGATGCTAGTGCAGAGTAA
- a CDS encoding DUF4136 domain-containing protein, whose protein sequence is MIKRSICATKSIRKVAQLALIAIGLTACTTQELPPTHNYGVVTSGDFEFMKHGVMTYSWHPESEQVYLSQKYDETVVTDLVRESIQEQLSNKGYQLKQDGVGDVVVGFGLAEESELNDESIFDAIKLSTGVPFYDGEGKVAEKGSLYIAFFVPNSEVVQWQALAQSGIQTDLEPSERKQRATGFVEMLFRRMPER, encoded by the coding sequence ATGATAAAACGATCCATTTGTGCAACAAAAAGCATAAGAAAAGTAGCGCAGTTGGCTTTGATAGCGATTGGACTGACAGCATGTACCACTCAAGAATTGCCGCCAACGCACAATTATGGTGTGGTCACCAGTGGTGATTTTGAGTTCATGAAACACGGAGTGATGACGTACTCGTGGCACCCTGAATCAGAGCAGGTTTACCTTTCTCAAAAATACGATGAAACTGTGGTTACCGATTTAGTGCGTGAGTCGATTCAAGAGCAACTCTCTAATAAAGGTTACCAGTTAAAACAGGATGGTGTCGGCGATGTTGTTGTCGGTTTTGGGTTGGCGGAAGAATCGGAACTGAACGATGAGTCGATCTTTGATGCGATCAAGCTATCTACTGGTGTGCCATTTTATGATGGTGAAGGTAAAGTAGCGGAGAAAGGATCGTTGTACATTGCGTTTTTCGTACCTAACTCTGAGGTCGTACAATGGCAAGCATTAGCACAATCTGGCATCCAAACTGATTTAGAGCCAAGCGAAAGAAAACAGCGCGCTACTGGCTTTGTTGAAATGTTATTTAGACGCATGCCTGAGCGATAG